The Vannielia litorea genomic interval ACGGCGAGGCCTGCCGGGTCGGCCACGAGGATCAGCTCGAAGGCGCGGTGAGTCTGGAAGCGATAGGCAGGGAGGTTGCGGCGCAGCTCGGCAGCGCGGCTCCGGCTGACGATGATGACGCTGGCCTGCGGCCCCGCCTCGCCCGCCGCCGCCGCGCCCTCACTCATTCAACGCCCATCTGCGCCAGCATGGCCTCGATCCGGGGGGCGTCTTCGGGGTTGTTGAGCTCCCAGAAGGCGCGCCCGCGCCCCTCGACCTCGACGCAGAGCACCCGGCGGCCCTGCTCCAGAAAGCGGAGTTGCTCCAGCCCCTCCAGCGTTTCCAGCGGTCCGACGGGCCAGGAGGGGTAGGCGGCGAGGGCATCGGGGCGATATGCGTAGACGCCGACATGGTGGAACACCGGCGTGGCGGCTTCGGGAGCGTACGCCTCGGAGGTGAAGGGGATCACCTCCTTGGAGAAGTAGAGCGCGGAGCGGTCATGCCCGAAGACGGCGGTGGTGCCGCCGACGCGGCCTGCCTTGCGGTCGGCCAGAAAGGCATTCAGCGCGGCGCCGTCGCAGCGCAGCACGGGCGTGGCGATTTCGGCAGAGGGTTCGGCACGGGCGGCGGCGACGAGATCGGTGATGAACCACGCCGGGGTCAGCGGGGCATCGCCTTGCAGGTTCACCACCACATCGAAGCTTTCGGCCATGTTGGCCACGGCCTCGGCGCAGCGCTCGGTGCCGTTGCGGGCCTCGGGCGAGGTCATCACCACCTCGGCGCCGAAGGCCTCTGCCGCCGTACGGATGCGGTCATCATCGGTGGCGACCACCACGCGGGGGCTGCCCTCGACCGCCTGCGCGGCCTCCCAACTGCGCTGGATCAGGCTCTTCTCGATGCCGGACGCGC includes:
- a CDS encoding 3-deoxy-manno-octulosonate cytidylyltransferase, with protein sequence MSFLIVIPARYASQRYPGKPLATLRGASGIEKSLIQRSWEAAQAVEGSPRVVVATDDDRIRTAAEAFGAEVVMTSPEARNGTERCAEAVANMAESFDVVVNLQGDAPLTPAWFITDLVAAARAEPSAEIATPVLRCDGAALNAFLADRKAGRVGGTTAVFGHDRSALYFSKEVIPFTSEAYAPEAATPVFHHVGVYAYRPDALAAYPSWPVGPLETLEGLEQLRFLEQGRRVLCVEVEGRGRAFWELNNPEDAPRIEAMLAQMGVE